In Mycoplasmopsis californica, one genomic interval encodes:
- the rsgA gene encoding ribosome small subunit-dependent GTPase A, with protein MRGKIYSLTGGLYHIKDTDGSMHQLKAAGVFRHKNIEPIVGDIVDFEPNGFITKVCERKNSFIRPKVANIDAIIVVMSVVEPDFQPFLVDKYLAFIEANNIEPVLFITKVDLALSEWKQRYISMGYKVFNIDYTDPELAQKLKPIFAQKVISLMGQSGVGKTTFINAVAGTNFETQEISKFANRGKHTTRVVQIIETLEGELIDTPGFSSFDTNLTKIQLAQSFSQFKELAKMCKFKSCLHFNEPQEFCNVKLNVASGIIPEFRYNNYIKMIQGAKDE; from the coding sequence GTGCGAGGTAAAATTTATTCATTAACTGGCGGTTTATACCACATTAAAGATACTGACGGTTCAATGCATCAGTTAAAAGCTGCGGGTGTTTTTAGACACAAAAATATTGAACCCATAGTTGGGGATATTGTTGATTTTGAACCGAATGGATTTATAACGAAGGTTTGTGAGCGCAAAAATTCGTTTATAAGGCCAAAGGTTGCTAATATTGACGCAATCATTGTTGTAATGTCAGTAGTTGAGCCTGATTTTCAGCCGTTTTTAGTTGATAAGTATTTAGCTTTTATTGAAGCCAATAACATAGAACCTGTGTTGTTTATCACTAAAGTCGATTTAGCATTAAGCGAGTGAAAACAACGCTACATTTCTATGGGTTATAAAGTGTTTAATATTGACTACACGGATCCTGAACTTGCGCAAAAATTGAAACCTATTTTTGCACAAAAAGTTATTTCATTAATGGGCCAATCAGGCGTTGGTAAAACTACTTTTATAAATGCAGTTGCAGGCACGAATTTTGAAACGCAAGAGATTTCCAAATTTGCAAATCGTGGAAAGCATACAACTCGTGTTGTACAAATTATAGAGACTTTGGAAGGCGAGTTAATCGATACCCCTGGTTTTTCAAGTTTTGATACTAATTTAACAAAAATTCAATTAGCTCAATCTTTTAGTCAATTTAAGGAATTGGCTAAAATGTGTAAATTTAAGTCTTGCTTGCATTTTAATGAACCACAGGAATTTTGCAATGTTAAATTAAATGTGGCTAGTGGTATAATTCCAGAATTTCGATATAACAATTACATAAAAATGATACAAGGAGCTAAAGATGAATAA
- a CDS encoding ribulose-phosphate 3-epimerase, translating to MNKKNVTPSLLNVEEGKRWEMAQTLIDQGIKWIHYDVMDAKFVPNRAIEIKEIKTIKEKTTHHFMDAHLMVENPLSYLDDYKDLVDITTIHFEAVDSKELLNFLELKHHDYRIGLAIKPLTSVTEISQFLPYVALVLVMSVEPGAGGQKFIPSALDKIKELKNIRSFNQYQYLIQVDGGINEITGPQCFKAGADACVAGTFLIKEPTKERINSIIK from the coding sequence ATGAATAAAAAAAATGTAACGCCATCACTTTTAAACGTTGAAGAGGGTAAGCGCTGAGAAATGGCCCAAACCTTAATCGACCAAGGTATTAAATGAATCCATTACGATGTAATGGATGCAAAATTTGTTCCTAACAGAGCAATTGAGATTAAAGAAATTAAAACAATTAAAGAAAAAACCACTCACCACTTTATGGATGCACATTTAATGGTTGAAAATCCTTTATCATATTTAGATGATTATAAAGATCTAGTGGATATTACAACTATTCACTTTGAAGCAGTAGATTCAAAAGAGTTGTTGAATTTTTTAGAATTAAAGCATCATGATTATCGTATTGGTTTAGCTATAAAACCTTTAACATCTGTTACTGAAATAAGTCAATTTTTACCGTATGTAGCATTAGTTCTTGTAATGTCAGTTGAACCTGGTGCAGGAGGCCAAAAATTTATACCATCAGCTTTAGATAAAATTAAAGAGCTAAAAAACATTAGAAGTTTTAATCAATATCAATATTTAATTCAAGTTGATGGCGGTATTAATGAAATAACTGGCCCTCAATGTTTTAAAGCGGGGGCTGATGCCTGTGTGGCAGGAACATTTTTGATTAAAGAGCCAACTAAGGAACGCATAAATTCAATTATTAAATAA
- the mip gene encoding Ig-specific serine endopeptidase MIP has product MKKKLWVPIGITVSFSSSFLAASCKKEVNENDQNTLPSLPSNFEEIFNLKIKNGKNRDNLTAETIANDWRNLLSLTINDKYKNTLNYEVVSVNRENNSNATGIVNFSIKFTDKKTQKSVIKSFKLPGFKKQVQNNDSTIPSRPQTLKQPDKYITSNQIQRYQIDNDAYHKEQDVQYKNRGVDIIKTRSDLNYLGQNAQQFDKKAQIAGVPSYENSLYRGYTLPRLEANGSIGGLVINTYPDSIISRYSRTDFLSDRDPSRTEGLARLLPNQTYKRIGLETYAVSFKYKYQNEKEIQEIQQKINKLKEYQAQTNAKELLNQYFIEPSVREEETKIKILENEREIKIAQAVAVDKPAISRHYDSLVNERKNAINQIKKYTYSDVLKLFEKEIENQKNDAKTYNRIKAPRGTMWIMDYKISENSKYPTKWYFGTNSHVARDIMQPEFSSISMSVMKPNVGLLTRFRILGLDEKFITYGWDDPKVKQAVKRVYDATDYLKTSPKDYLDSSQKEKFASIEEMIDFAVVEIDFDILASIHNKLVAWSNEKSVEIKPMSGEELARLVTNDYASRDPKDKVKFLANSYLKNYNKIDFELQYPEANGPRKTDELFALGYPGAIYDYFLRKYIDQDQIDRAKDYQTLWTNSDYRFFSQRPIQEGGKPSVDEKKLNRGNYLSYNIGFRTFIDKPGLNDGFIANPVRGNEIYSTFDEEGKQKQYWNTGLQYMLRHFVGREGSSGSSVRNQNNEIIGVHSSIAPDSKTDFVSAFRSEGYDYKGVYGKYNLPQYDLIYGGGKDQKTSYRQALEKMYKNQNYKTYIFQNGTDENNIPNEFKFDKIKLLNQ; this is encoded by the coding sequence ATGAAAAAGAAATTATGAGTGCCTATAGGAATAACAGTTTCATTTAGCTCTTCATTCCTTGCTGCATCTTGCAAAAAAGAGGTAAATGAAAATGACCAAAACACTTTGCCTTCATTACCATCTAATTTTGAAGAAATTTTCAATCTAAAAATTAAGAATGGCAAAAATCGTGATAATTTAACAGCAGAGACAATTGCAAATGATTGAAGAAATTTGCTTTCGCTGACTATAAATGATAAATACAAAAACACTTTAAATTACGAAGTTGTCTCTGTTAATCGCGAAAATAATTCAAATGCAACTGGAATTGTTAATTTTTCAATCAAATTTACTGATAAAAAGACACAAAAATCAGTTATTAAATCTTTTAAATTACCAGGATTTAAAAAGCAAGTACAAAATAATGATTCAACTATACCATCAAGACCACAAACACTTAAACAACCGGATAAATACATTACTTCAAATCAAATCCAAAGATACCAAATTGATAATGATGCCTATCACAAGGAACAAGATGTTCAATATAAAAATCGTGGTGTAGATATTATTAAAACGAGATCGGATTTAAATTATTTAGGCCAAAATGCACAACAATTCGATAAAAAAGCGCAAATAGCCGGCGTTCCTTCTTATGAAAATTCATTATACCGTGGTTACACATTGCCAAGACTTGAAGCTAATGGCTCTATTGGTGGACTTGTAATCAACACTTATCCTGATTCAATAATTAGCAGATATAGCAGAACTGATTTTTTAAGCGATAGAGATCCTTCAAGGACTGAAGGATTGGCTCGTTTATTACCAAACCAAACATATAAACGGATCGGACTGGAAACCTATGCCGTAAGTTTTAAATATAAATATCAAAACGAAAAAGAAATTCAAGAAATTCAGCAAAAAATTAACAAACTTAAAGAATACCAAGCGCAAACTAATGCAAAAGAGCTTTTAAATCAATATTTCATTGAACCTAGTGTTAGAGAAGAAGAAACTAAAATAAAGATTCTAGAAAATGAGCGCGAAATAAAAATCGCACAAGCTGTTGCAGTCGATAAACCTGCTATTAGTAGACACTACGATTCCTTAGTAAATGAGCGAAAAAATGCAATCAATCAAATTAAAAAATACACCTATTCTGACGTTTTAAAACTATTTGAAAAAGAAATCGAAAACCAAAAAAATGATGCCAAAACCTATAATCGCATCAAAGCTCCAAGGGGAACGATGTGGATTATGGATTATAAAATCTCAGAAAACAGCAAATATCCAACAAAATGATATTTTGGCACCAATTCACATGTTGCTCGTGATATTATGCAACCTGAATTTTCATCAATTAGTATGTCGGTTATGAAGCCTAACGTTGGATTGCTAACTCGTTTTAGAATTTTGGGTTTGGATGAAAAATTTATTACTTATGGATGAGATGATCCTAAGGTGAAACAAGCAGTTAAACGAGTTTATGATGCAACCGACTATTTAAAAACCTCTCCTAAGGATTATTTAGATTCAAGCCAAAAAGAAAAATTTGCTTCCATTGAGGAAATGATAGATTTTGCCGTTGTTGAAATTGATTTTGATATTCTTGCATCAATACACAATAAATTGGTAGCCTGGAGTAATGAAAAAAGTGTTGAAATAAAACCAATGAGCGGCGAAGAATTAGCAAGATTAGTCACCAACGATTATGCTTCCAGAGATCCAAAAGATAAAGTTAAATTTTTAGCCAATTCATATTTAAAAAATTACAATAAAATCGATTTTGAATTGCAGTATCCAGAAGCAAACGGGCCAAGAAAAACTGATGAATTATTTGCATTAGGTTATCCTGGAGCAATATATGATTACTTTTTAAGAAAATATATTGACCAGGACCAAATAGATCGCGCCAAAGATTACCAGACTTTATGAACTAACTCAGATTACAGATTTTTCTCACAGAGACCAATTCAAGAAGGTGGTAAACCGAGCGTAGATGAGAAAAAATTAAATAGAGGGAATTATCTTTCATATAACATCGGATTTAGAACATTTATCGATAAACCTGGATTGAATGATGGTTTTATAGCCAACCCTGTTCGTGGTAATGAGATATATTCGACTTTCGATGAAGAAGGAAAACAAAAACAATATTGAAATACTGGTTTACAATACATGTTGCGTCACTTTGTAGGACGTGAAGGATCATCAGGTTCAAGTGTAAGAAACCAAAACAATGAAATCATCGGCGTGCACTCATCAATTGCCCCCGATTCTAAAACTGATTTTGTTTCCGCTTTTAGATCTGAAGGTTATGACTATAAAGGTGTATATGGTAAATATAATCTTCCTCAATACGACTTAATTTATGGCGGGGGCAAAGACCAAAAAACATCATACCGTCAAGCTCTTGAAAAAATGTATAAAAATCAGAACTACAAAACCTACATTTTTCAAAATGGCACTGATGAAAATAATATTCCAAATGAATTTAAATTTGACAAAATTAAGCTATTAAATCAATAG
- a CDS encoding putative immunoglobulin-blocking virulence protein, with translation MLKKFKKRNRNILIALSATVTVSSVIATAVYFSTAKSSGSINYQTTANAKINLQQKNDLAKTLASNSDSTQIEIKKPDPIKNETKPKPTEKPIVIKTDTEKPKKDNKLPQNQEKPKPKPLPKPEEKKKESIVNKPKNPQKELHFLGKKFSDVDVESSPQPQRFIPDYDKIHKLTNVKPYINHVVPKLISLKYDEAFKQKVIDDAKNDKIGVFSQENKNLVGIAIGLQNKDLQSFIKQNPQKWEHEFERWKRLFDSNDTAKILKFLNDEGKRLYPTMQFDSKEHRYIWLMSHIDESKINKLSTSAQKNLNEGYIIDPRNTYINEDGELDSFTYTPPDEYNTVTNRMRKDNLERRVFSYNSPYGRTPADIQDGTYPGWDREDVTRSHPVFKDFLKPNDGIKIIKMTRKERINKEDAFNEGLVIDLDAGNDEGYKKSLALIKKVKENNLVVASWRIRNMGKFEQGQKFKHILSELPNEIMQLDLQMSAEATNTGALIALENKHIKELSLYTDGNSTLEDWNINPFSVRNTEWINTNDYNANRGYAPGVVVWSRILFNTLSFDEGDHNPNASTEEEEFDRINKGLRIAYYSRNNEPFFQGGFGPGLNPDHNEGNNSYPTGLDFSRLGTIKTLRGLVFRDIQKPSNARRKIWRARFFNNSDTYTLTNKDLHNAGWENFAPPVGPMDKPKITFSNGHQTTKIKIQDSDLSQLSIRNLIKMIELIRNDWREFPAKIVVDAENKELVSKLQSAGLNVEIDSGFTYA, from the coding sequence ATGCTCAAAAAATTTAAAAAACGTAATAGAAATATTTTAATAGCATTATCAGCAACTGTGACTGTGTCCTCAGTTATTGCCACAGCTGTATATTTTTCTACAGCTAAATCCAGTGGATCAATAAATTATCAGACAACTGCAAACGCAAAAATAAATTTACAACAAAAAAATGATTTAGCAAAAACTCTCGCTTCAAACAGCGACAGCACACAAATTGAAATCAAAAAACCTGATCCAATTAAAAATGAAACTAAGCCCAAGCCAACTGAAAAACCAATAGTTATTAAAACTGATACTGAAAAACCCAAAAAAGATAATAAACTGCCTCAAAATCAAGAAAAACCTAAGCCAAAACCTTTACCAAAACCTGAAGAGAAGAAAAAAGAAAGTATTGTAAATAAACCAAAAAATCCACAAAAAGAATTACACTTTCTAGGTAAAAAGTTTAGCGATGTTGACGTCGAATCATCGCCACAACCTCAACGATTTATTCCTGATTATGACAAAATTCATAAATTAACTAATGTGAAACCTTATATTAATCACGTGGTACCAAAACTTATAAGTCTAAAATACGATGAAGCTTTCAAACAAAAAGTTATTGATGATGCTAAAAATGACAAAATTGGTGTTTTTAGTCAAGAAAATAAAAATCTTGTCGGAATAGCCATTGGTTTACAAAATAAAGATCTGCAGTCATTTATTAAACAAAACCCACAAAAGTGAGAACACGAGTTTGAACGTTGAAAACGTCTTTTTGACAGTAATGATACAGCCAAAATATTAAAGTTTTTAAACGATGAAGGCAAGAGACTATATCCAACAATGCAATTTGATTCTAAGGAGCATCGTTATATTTGATTGATGAGCCACATTGATGAATCAAAAATCAATAAACTTTCGACATCCGCGCAAAAAAACTTGAATGAAGGCTATATTATTGACCCAAGAAACACATATATTAACGAAGATGGAGAATTAGATAGCTTTACTTACACCCCACCTGACGAATACAACACAGTAACAAATCGTATGCGAAAAGATAATTTAGAAAGACGCGTTTTTAGCTACAATTCTCCATACGGAAGAACTCCTGCCGACATTCAAGACGGAACATATCCCGGATGAGATCGAGAAGATGTTACTCGTTCTCACCCCGTTTTTAAAGATTTTTTAAAACCAAATGACGGAATTAAAATTATTAAAATGACACGAAAAGAGCGAATAAATAAAGAAGACGCTTTCAATGAAGGGTTAGTTATTGATTTAGATGCTGGAAACGATGAAGGTTATAAAAAATCGCTTGCGTTAATTAAAAAAGTTAAAGAAAATAATCTTGTCGTTGCATCTTGAAGAATTAGAAATATGGGTAAATTTGAGCAAGGTCAAAAATTTAAACATATACTTTCAGAATTACCTAACGAAATAATGCAACTTGATCTACAAATGAGTGCAGAAGCCACAAACACAGGGGCATTAATCGCACTTGAAAATAAACATATAAAAGAATTATCACTTTATACTGATGGAAATTCAACACTCGAAGACTGAAACATCAATCCATTTTCAGTCCGAAATACTGAATGAATCAACACAAATGACTATAATGCTAACCGTGGATATGCTCCTGGCGTAGTAGTGTGAAGTAGAATCTTATTCAATACACTTAGCTTTGATGAAGGGGATCACAACCCGAATGCAAGCACAGAGGAAGAAGAATTTGACAGAATTAACAAAGGTTTAAGAATAGCTTACTATTCACGAAATAATGAACCATTCTTCCAAGGCGGTTTTGGTCCGGGTTTAAATCCTGACCACAATGAGGGCAATAATTCATACCCAACTGGGTTAGATTTTAGCCGTCTTGGAACCATTAAAACATTAAGAGGATTAGTATTTAGAGACATTCAAAAACCTTCAAACGCCCGGCGTAAAATATGAAGAGCAAGATTCTTCAATAATTCTGACACATATACACTGACAAATAAAGACTTACATAACGCTGGATGAGAAAACTTTGCCCCACCCGTTGGGCCAATGGACAAGCCAAAAATCACATTTTCAAACGGACACCAAACAACCAAAATTAAAATTCAGGACAGCGATTTAAGTCAATTATCAATAAGAAATTTAATTAAAATGATTGAATTAATTAGAAATGATTGAAGGGAATTTCCTGCAAAAATAGTAGTTGATGCAGAAAATAAAGAATTAGTATCAAAACTACAATCTGCTGGTTTAAACGTTGAAATTGATAGCGGATTCACTTACGCATAA
- a CDS encoding putative immunoglobulin-blocking virulence protein: protein MSFWKQKRNKIIIGAVSGTIIVSTLGATVVYTLTASVKNSLTYKTQAPASPNFIANNNLDLNSAVISNADANLREIIQSEQPKPEKPKPEIINIAPKPPEPKTEPIKVEPKKVEKVKTEKPKPKSEEKNKKITPLKHKQQPLKINKLPPVLKPAEPKKPKDEIKQKNDKKPVLPTEKPAIRVEKPKPPIPAPPVINTTPLPPANTTPSFVPAPEDVAPAPAETKIINTQIEIAGKLVNAKVQVKIQRIVSQYDIKKGIANREEYVNSSVDKIISVETTPELEKANLLIGLGDGQSNSGIRAKYIANLIADDIKNFQHQPEKFQQHIKNNWENFWQKQFDRWKLLFDSNNVVKFIKQEKLQEYQNTNWSSIEHRYLWLYHNLDWSKITELTDRAKRFLAEGFTISEENSFLTEDGKIDAWASSLPRKYNSVISRIDRDNKTKRFIDYDDGDKGPFFRSPDDIKNGIYPGWTNSNVTEEEKFKSLNIQKTDGINIIRKTRDKEEAGKINEVNVLEIDAANEDGYQKTINILKDVKKHPEWNIKSFKIFNMGKNDSSQKFKDILSELPDDIGQLELSFSDTATNTGSLIALENKNIKELSLYTLGNSLLEDWKINPLALKNTRWVNTNDYNVSHEFKKGSQIATRITFNTLSFDAGDYQPDKSDPYERINDGLRMAYWVRNNEPIFQGQYGPGKDDPDNNEHTNSYPTALDFSNIPQIKTLKGLIFKDIIKPQNGSRKITKVTFFNDKKHFELSENDLNDAGFENIVNNPPYEKGKIAFSNGNTTQEIKINSTTILSANAIHNLHKFIEFARNNNEFKGTIIIQLGADELKAQLEQAGFKVEQRDGDLEYA from the coding sequence ATGAGTTTTTGAAAGCAAAAACGCAATAAAATTATCATAGGTGCGGTTAGCGGAACAATTATTGTATCAACTTTAGGTGCAACAGTTGTTTACACTCTTACAGCAAGTGTCAAAAATTCCCTTACATATAAAACACAAGCCCCAGCATCTCCTAATTTTATTGCGAACAATAACTTAGATTTAAATAGTGCGGTTATTTCAAATGCTGATGCGAACTTACGCGAAATCATACAAAGCGAACAACCTAAGCCAGAAAAACCGAAGCCTGAAATTATTAATATCGCCCCTAAACCTCCTGAACCAAAGACTGAGCCTATAAAGGTTGAACCTAAAAAAGTTGAAAAGGTTAAAACAGAAAAACCAAAGCCTAAATCTGAGGAAAAAAATAAGAAAATCACACCTTTGAAACACAAGCAACAACCGCTTAAAATAAATAAGCTCCCGCCGGTACTAAAACCTGCGGAACCTAAAAAGCCAAAGGATGAAATAAAACAAAAAAACGATAAAAAACCAGTACTTCCTACTGAAAAACCTGCAATTAGAGTGGAAAAACCTAAACCACCTATTCCTGCTCCACCAGTAATAAATACTACCCCTTTACCACCCGCTAACACTACTCCTTCATTTGTTCCTGCGCCCGAAGATGTTGCACCAGCACCAGCGGAAACAAAAATAATTAATACCCAGATTGAAATTGCTGGTAAATTAGTAAATGCAAAAGTGCAAGTTAAAATTCAACGTATTGTTTCGCAATACGACATTAAAAAAGGTATAGCAAACCGTGAAGAATACGTTAATAGCTCAGTCGACAAAATAATTAGTGTGGAAACAACTCCGGAATTAGAAAAAGCAAACCTACTGATAGGACTAGGAGATGGTCAAAGTAATAGTGGAATTCGAGCTAAATATATAGCTAATTTAATTGCTGACGATATTAAAAACTTTCAACACCAACCGGAAAAATTTCAACAACACATTAAAAATAACTGAGAAAACTTTTGACAAAAACAATTCGATCGCTGAAAATTACTTTTCGACTCTAACAACGTTGTTAAATTTATAAAACAAGAAAAGCTACAAGAATATCAAAATACCAATTGATCCAGCATAGAACATAGATATTTATGACTGTATCATAATTTAGATTGGTCAAAAATAACAGAGTTAACTGATCGTGCAAAAAGATTCCTTGCTGAAGGTTTTACAATTAGCGAGGAAAACTCGTTTTTAACTGAAGATGGTAAAATTGACGCCTGAGCTTCTAGCTTACCTAGAAAATATAATTCAGTAATATCAAGAATTGATCGTGATAATAAAACTAAAAGATTTATTGACTATGATGATGGTGATAAAGGACCTTTCTTCCGTTCTCCTGATGATATAAAAAATGGAATATATCCAGGCTGAACCAACTCTAATGTTACTGAAGAAGAGAAATTTAAGTCACTGAACATTCAAAAAACCGATGGTATAAATATAATTAGAAAAACTCGCGATAAAGAAGAAGCTGGCAAAATTAATGAGGTCAATGTGCTTGAAATTGACGCTGCAAATGAAGACGGTTACCAAAAAACAATTAATATACTAAAAGATGTTAAAAAACACCCAGAATGAAATATTAAATCATTTAAAATATTCAACATGGGTAAAAATGATAGTTCGCAAAAATTCAAAGATATTCTTAGCGAACTTCCTGATGATATAGGGCAACTAGAACTTTCATTTAGTGATACAGCAACAAACACCGGTTCATTAATTGCTCTTGAAAACAAAAATATTAAAGAATTATCTCTTTATACACTAGGTAATTCATTATTAGAAGATTGAAAAATTAACCCGTTAGCACTGAAAAATACACGTTGAGTCAATACAAATGATTACAATGTTAGCCATGAATTTAAAAAAGGTTCACAAATAGCAACAAGAATTACTTTTAACACACTTTCATTCGATGCGGGCGATTATCAACCCGACAAAAGCGATCCTTATGAACGTATTAATGACGGTTTAAGAATGGCTTACTGAGTTAGAAATAATGAGCCTATTTTTCAGGGACAATACGGACCCGGAAAAGACGATCCAGATAATAATGAACACACAAATTCATACCCGACAGCACTAGATTTTAGTAATATTCCACAAATTAAAACATTAAAAGGCCTTATATTCAAAGATATTATTAAGCCACAAAACGGATCAAGAAAAATAACAAAAGTAACTTTTTTCAACGATAAAAAGCATTTTGAATTAAGTGAAAATGACTTAAATGATGCCGGATTTGAAAATATTGTTAATAATCCACCATACGAAAAGGGTAAAATTGCATTCTCAAATGGTAATACAACACAAGAAATCAAAATAAATAGCACTACAATACTAAGTGCTAATGCAATTCATAATCTTCATAAATTTATTGAATTTGCGAGAAATAATAACGAATTTAAAGGCACAATAATTATTCAATTAGGGGCAGATGAACTAAAAGCACAACTAGAACAAGCAGGTTTCAAGGTCGAACAAAGAGATGGCGATCTTGAATATGCTTAA
- a CDS encoding MSC_0618 family F1-like ATPase beta subunit — protein sequence MTGTIIKFNSDVIEITFDQRSLPKVNHLLTLHNGKTYLLVKRVLDDKTVRAIVIYASQPISLSDEVVNTQKSFMVPVGKESKNNIYSFTGEPLLPTNVKPKYVEMNSTINKDKFINNQVQIIETGIKAIDFFIPIVKGYKIGIFGGAGVGKTVLMKELIFNVNSNNKQTSNIFIGSGERSREGIELYNELKSSDLLKNSVMYVSKMNESPGARMSIVPIGITAAEYLRDTEKEDVLLFIDNIYRFVQAENEVSSSLGKKPSVGGYQSTLESDVANVEHRMFKNENGAITSFQTMFLPMDDLSDPSAVAVFNHLDGNLVLSRAQTAKNIFPAFDPLASQSNSVNEAIIGKEHLEAIIEAKRMLKTYKDLEDVIMILGFDELDDENKTIVKKALQLESFFTQNFFMTEHFTKAPGQFVKLKDTIKSVQKILNGEYIKQSPEIFSYVGSALDIPTDKELGL from the coding sequence ATGACCGGTACAATTATAAAATTTAACTCAGATGTTATTGAAATTACTTTTGACCAACGTTCACTGCCAAAAGTTAATCATCTTTTAACTTTACACAACGGTAAAACTTATTTACTGGTAAAACGAGTTTTAGACGATAAAACCGTTCGGGCAATTGTTATCTATGCTTCACAACCAATTTCTTTAAGTGATGAAGTTGTAAATACACAAAAAAGCTTTATGGTACCAGTTGGTAAGGAATCGAAAAATAATATTTATAGTTTTACTGGCGAACCATTATTACCAACAAATGTTAAACCTAAATATGTTGAAATGAACTCAACAATTAACAAAGATAAGTTCATTAATAACCAAGTTCAAATTATCGAAACTGGAATTAAAGCAATCGACTTTTTCATCCCGATTGTAAAAGGTTATAAAATCGGTATTTTTGGGGGAGCTGGTGTTGGTAAAACGGTTCTTATGAAAGAATTAATTTTTAATGTTAACTCTAACAATAAACAGACATCAAACATATTCATCGGGTCAGGCGAGCGTTCGCGTGAAGGTATTGAGCTATACAATGAATTAAAAAGCTCAGATTTACTAAAAAACTCAGTAATGTATGTGTCGAAAATGAACGAATCGCCAGGTGCGAGAATGTCTATTGTTCCAATTGGAATTACCGCTGCTGAATACCTAAGAGACACAGAAAAAGAAGATGTATTGTTATTTATCGATAATATCTATCGTTTTGTGCAAGCTGAAAACGAAGTGAGTTCGTCACTAGGTAAAAAACCATCTGTGGGTGGATACCAATCAACGCTTGAAAGTGATGTTGCTAATGTTGAACATCGTATGTTCAAAAATGAAAATGGTGCTATCACATCGTTCCAAACAATGTTTTTACCAATGGATGATCTATCAGACCCATCAGCCGTAGCGGTATTTAATCACCTTGACGGAAACTTAGTTTTATCACGGGCACAAACAGCTAAAAATATATTCCCCGCTTTCGACCCACTTGCTTCACAATCTAACTCAGTTAATGAAGCTATTATTGGTAAAGAACACTTAGAAGCAATTATTGAAGCTAAAAGAATGTTGAAAACATACAAAGACCTTGAAGATGTTATTATGATTTTAGGTTTTGATGAATTAGATGATGAAAATAAAACAATAGTTAAAAAAGCTCTACAGCTAGAAAGTTTTTTTACTCAGAATTTCTTCATGACTGAACACTTTACAAAAGCTCCCGGTCAATTCGTGAAGCTAAAAGACACTATTAAAAGTGTTCAAAAAATTCTTAACGGTGAGTATATCAAACAAAGTCCTGAAATCTTCTCATACGTAGGTTCAGCTCTTGATATTCCTACTGATAAAGAACTAGGACTATAA